The proteins below are encoded in one region of Nitrospirota bacterium:
- a CDS encoding ATP-binding cassette domain-containing protein: MMINVRHLRRIFQTKKGPVTAVDDVSFAVERGEIFGFLGPNGAGKTTTIGMLCTLLRPTSGTAILNGYDIVTQPHFVRKSIGLVFQDPSLDERLTARENLEFHARLYSVPLDVARARIDRMLEMVELVSRQDDLVKNFSGGMKRRLEIARGLIHHPRILFLDEPTLGLDPQTRCLIWDYIHELQETEEITIFLTTHYMEEAEHCRRIAIIDYGTLVALDTPLGLKKTAGGDRIAVTTHQIDQAMAYLAARGLSPVKVRERELSFEVPNGEEFLPAFVRQAPFDVTSVNLTRPTLEDVFLRKTGRHLRSEGDGARRDS; the protein is encoded by the coding sequence ATGATGATTAATGTGCGCCACCTCCGGCGCATCTTTCAAACCAAGAAAGGACCGGTCACGGCCGTGGACGACGTGTCGTTCGCCGTGGAACGGGGCGAGATATTCGGCTTCTTGGGCCCAAACGGCGCCGGAAAGACGACCACCATCGGGATGTTGTGCACGTTGCTGCGCCCGACCTCGGGCACCGCGATTCTCAACGGGTACGACATCGTGACGCAGCCGCACTTCGTGCGCAAATCGATCGGGTTGGTCTTCCAGGATCCCAGTCTCGACGAACGGCTGACCGCCAGAGAGAATCTGGAGTTTCACGCCCGGCTGTACAGCGTCCCGCTCGACGTGGCGCGCGCCCGGATCGACCGGATGTTGGAGATGGTCGAATTGGTGAGTCGGCAGGACGATCTGGTCAAAAACTTCTCCGGAGGGATGAAGCGACGCCTCGAGATCGCGCGGGGCCTGATCCATCACCCCCGTATCCTGTTTTTGGACGAGCCGACCCTGGGACTGGACCCTCAAACCCGTTGCCTCATCTGGGACTATATCCATGAGCTGCAGGAGACGGAGGAAATTACGATCTTTCTGACGACCCATTATATGGAGGAGGCCGAGCACTGCCGCCGGATCGCCATCATCGACTACGGCACGCTCGTGGCGCTCGACACGCCGTTGGGGTTGAAGAAGACCGCGGGAGGCGACCGCATCGCGGTGACCACGCATCAGATCGACCAGGCCATGGCGTACCTGGCCGCGCGCGGGTTGTCGCCGGTCAAAGTCCGGGAGCGCGAGCTGTCGTTCGAGGTCCCAAACGGCGAGGAATTCCTCCCCGCGTTCGTCCGGCAGGCGCCGTTCGACGTCACCAGCGTGAACCTCACGCGGCCGACGCTGGAAGACGTGTTCCTTCGAAAAACCGGGCGGCACCTTCGGAGCGAAGGCGACGGTGCTCGGAGGGACTCGTGA
- a CDS encoding ABC transporter permease: MSATPSTGRLRPAPVFGATSSRWADDLTGIYTIWLREVRKFWRDKPRIIGATVQPALFLLLLGTGIGQGIPHAFGVETSSREFAPGVPDYLTFIYPGIIAMTLLFTSVFSAISIIWDREIGFLKEVMVAPISRAAVSVGKTLGGSTVAMLQGCLMLLFAPFLDVHFSWAAAAALLPLLLYISFSLTAMGIAAASRMRSMQGFTVIMNFLTLPMFFLSGAMFPVDGLPRWMTVLVTLNPLTYGVDALRSVVIGFHRYGVLQDLVVMGVFGVAMLALAVRGFESRD, encoded by the coding sequence GTGAGCGCGACCCCGTCGACGGGGCGTCTCCGACCGGCGCCGGTGTTCGGCGCCACCTCCAGTCGGTGGGCGGACGACCTCACCGGGATTTACACGATCTGGCTCCGAGAAGTGCGGAAGTTCTGGCGGGACAAACCCCGCATCATCGGCGCCACGGTACAGCCCGCGTTGTTCCTGCTGTTGCTCGGGACCGGGATCGGCCAGGGCATTCCCCACGCGTTCGGAGTCGAGACCTCCTCCCGGGAATTCGCGCCGGGCGTGCCGGACTACTTGACCTTCATCTACCCGGGCATCATCGCGATGACCCTGCTGTTTACATCGGTGTTTTCGGCCATCTCGATCATCTGGGACCGGGAGATCGGGTTTTTGAAGGAGGTGATGGTTGCGCCGATCTCGCGGGCCGCAGTGTCCGTGGGCAAGACCTTGGGCGGCAGCACCGTGGCGATGCTCCAAGGGTGCTTGATGCTTTTGTTCGCGCCCTTTCTGGACGTCCACTTTTCGTGGGCCGCGGCCGCGGCGCTGCTCCCTCTGCTCCTGTACATCTCGTTTTCCCTCACCGCGATGGGGATCGCGGCGGCCTCCCGCATGCGGTCGATGCAGGGGTTCACCGTGATCATGAACTTTCTGACGCTGCCGATGTTTTTTCTCTCCGGCGCCATGTTCCCGGTGGACGGTCTGCCGCGCTGGATGACGGTGCTCGTCACGCTCAACCCTCTCACCTACGGGGTGGACGCGCTGAGGTCGGTGGTCATCGGTTTTCACCGCTACGGCGTTCTTCAGGATTTGGTGGTGATGGGGGTATTCGGGGTGGCGATGCTGGCGCTCGCGGTGAGGGGGTTTGAATCTCGTGACTGA
- a CDS encoding ATP-binding protein — protein sequence MTDDQRPRGGARRRDTTPGSGFQRTLASALLVAGLAPPTIAFAAWLTASQEWMAWSAGAAIALYAALAGAVAWLAVALSRRLAGPVAGLREGMRRIGDGDLDHRLDIAADDLAQLASAFNAMAGRLAESWRTLEQTVADRTLALTAVHTVAVTANRSLDPDEILGSVLDRLPVVLNLEAAFIRLLDEQGLRLRAQRGVPAEVLEAAAVCPIGEGLSGRVAAHGAPLVADAQFEGLGESGEAALFREGFRSAACVPITAKDHVVGTLAVASRYPRTFTPQDLQLLTSIGNQIGTALENAGLYERACAMAKESEALNRLKTEFLSNVGHELRIPLTAIIGFAELLLERIPGDLNGEQERYVRTMLDSGRELLGMINNLLDLSKIKAGKTPWRAADFDLRPLLEAVADTVRPLIAKKHLHLAVDVEADEGPVVAFADEGLVKQVLLNLLSNAVKFTPAGGTVSVRARAASDAPEAVEVRVEDTGIGIPPGDLERIFYEFHQVDGSPTRDHPGTGLGLAITKRLVELQGGRIWAESRLGEGSRFTVRLPLGRMPETPQPVPARQPSIMESVMESLVATAAARTIDARRTPKFVTASPRIAARLRQSLEPEGYEVEAMTSDGLATLRARPARPFAVVIDAREEVAARASLGALRAAPDVPAVLLGVSDDGIRACAVAVVGVVPSPVTPESLRAVLRACGVLGAVRRRSITVLVVTDANAGVALRQALRADGVAVQRADPDEAVNMTSELAPDLLLLDVGCADPFALAQRLASHAAARAVPLALAVPDHAETGAWARLATQARLASAGGELFRDELVGACYRLERALPERAGLVDHATRLYTGRYLHHCLVEEVERAWRLHRPFSVVLFEPDAAARAEAGDGGRTERLLRELADVLRRHTRSVNPICRYGPATFAVLLAETSKESAQFVAEKLRRLITESTFAVRGLETGGAGGNAGFSVTVSGGVATFFTDGETAEDVLTSARRALRRAKQGGGNRVEAAERAARGANRQTDARAAGEPES from the coding sequence GTGACTGACGACCAACGACCGCGCGGCGGGGCGCGGCGACGCGATACCACGCCCGGGTCGGGTTTCCAACGCACGCTGGCCTCCGCGTTGTTGGTGGCGGGCCTCGCGCCGCCGACGATCGCGTTCGCCGCGTGGCTCACGGCATCCCAGGAGTGGATGGCGTGGAGCGCCGGCGCCGCCATCGCGCTGTACGCGGCGTTGGCCGGGGCGGTGGCGTGGCTCGCCGTCGCGCTGTCTCGCCGGTTGGCCGGACCGGTGGCGGGGCTGCGGGAGGGCATGCGCCGGATCGGCGACGGGGATCTTGATCACCGGCTGGATATCGCGGCCGACGACCTCGCGCAACTCGCCTCGGCGTTCAACGCCATGGCGGGGCGGTTGGCGGAGTCCTGGCGTACCCTCGAGCAGACCGTGGCCGACCGGACGCTGGCTCTGACCGCCGTGCATACCGTGGCGGTCACCGCGAACCGCTCGTTGGATCCGGACGAGATCCTGGGGAGCGTGCTGGACCGCTTGCCCGTCGTCCTCAACCTCGAAGCCGCGTTTATCCGGCTGCTGGACGAGCAGGGGCTCAGGCTGCGCGCCCAGCGCGGCGTGCCCGCCGAGGTGCTGGAGGCGGCGGCCGTCTGCCCCATCGGCGAGGGGTTGTCGGGCCGTGTGGCGGCGCACGGGGCGCCCTTGGTGGCCGATGCGCAGTTCGAGGGGTTGGGCGAGTCCGGCGAGGCGGCGCTGTTTCGTGAAGGCTTCCGGTCGGCCGCGTGCGTGCCCATCACGGCCAAGGACCACGTGGTCGGCACCCTGGCCGTGGCCAGTCGCTACCCCCGCACGTTCACCCCGCAGGATCTCCAATTGCTCACGTCCATCGGCAACCAGATCGGCACGGCGCTGGAGAACGCGGGTTTGTACGAGCGCGCGTGCGCCATGGCCAAGGAGTCCGAAGCACTCAATCGGCTCAAGACCGAGTTCCTTTCCAACGTAGGACACGAACTGCGGATTCCGCTGACCGCGATCATCGGATTCGCGGAACTGCTGCTCGAACGCATCCCGGGCGATTTGAACGGAGAGCAGGAGCGCTACGTGCGCACCATGCTTGACAGCGGGCGCGAATTGCTCGGCATGATCAACAACCTGCTGGACCTCTCCAAGATCAAAGCGGGGAAGACGCCCTGGCGCGCGGCGGACTTTGACCTCCGACCGCTGCTCGAGGCGGTGGCCGACACGGTGCGGCCACTGATCGCCAAGAAACACCTTCACCTCGCCGTGGACGTGGAAGCCGACGAGGGGCCGGTGGTGGCGTTCGCGGACGAGGGGTTGGTCAAACAAGTCCTCCTGAATCTGCTGTCCAACGCCGTGAAGTTCACGCCCGCCGGCGGCACGGTCAGCGTGCGCGCGCGGGCCGCGTCCGATGCGCCAGAGGCGGTGGAGGTGCGCGTCGAAGACACGGGCATCGGCATCCCGCCGGGCGATCTGGAACGCATTTTTTACGAGTTTCACCAGGTGGACGGCAGCCCGACGCGGGATCACCCCGGAACCGGGCTCGGGTTGGCCATCACCAAGCGGCTCGTCGAGCTGCAGGGCGGGCGGATCTGGGCGGAGAGCCGCCTGGGGGAGGGCAGCCGCTTTACCGTGCGGTTGCCGCTGGGGCGGATGCCGGAAACGCCGCAGCCTGTTCCGGCCCGGCAGCCCAGCATCATGGAGTCGGTGATGGAGTCGTTGGTCGCCACCGCGGCCGCCCGGACCATCGATGCGCGGCGTACCCCCAAGTTCGTGACCGCGTCGCCGCGCATCGCAGCGCGGCTGCGCCAAAGCCTGGAACCGGAAGGCTACGAAGTGGAAGCCATGACATCGGATGGCCTGGCCACGTTGCGGGCGCGGCCGGCCAGGCCGTTTGCGGTGGTGATCGACGCGCGGGAGGAGGTCGCGGCGCGCGCGTCGTTGGGCGCCTTGCGGGCCGCGCCGGACGTGCCGGCGGTGTTGTTGGGCGTGTCCGACGACGGCATCCGCGCGTGTGCCGTGGCCGTGGTCGGCGTCGTGCCGTCACCCGTGACGCCGGAATCCCTGCGGGCGGTGCTCCGCGCGTGCGGGGTCTTGGGCGCGGTCAGGCGGCGGTCGATTACCGTGCTGGTGGTCACCGACGCCAACGCGGGCGTAGCCCTTCGGCAGGCGCTCAGGGCGGACGGGGTGGCGGTTCAGCGAGCGGACCCGGACGAAGCCGTGAACATGACGAGCGAACTCGCGCCGGACCTGCTCCTGCTCGATGTGGGGTGCGCCGACCCGTTTGCGCTCGCGCAGCGCCTCGCGTCGCACGCCGCCGCGCGGGCGGTGCCTCTGGCGCTCGCGGTTCCGGATCACGCCGAGACCGGGGCGTGGGCCCGCCTGGCCACGCAGGCCCGTCTGGCCTCGGCCGGCGGCGAATTGTTCCGGGACGAGTTGGTGGGCGCGTGCTACCGGTTGGAGCGCGCGTTGCCGGAGCGCGCGGGCCTGGTCGATCACGCCACGCGGTTGTACACCGGACGCTACCTTCATCACTGTCTGGTGGAAGAGGTGGAACGGGCCTGGCGGCTCCACCGGCCGTTCTCGGTCGTCTTGTTCGAGCCCGACGCGGCGGCGCGGGCCGAAGCAGGCGACGGGGGCAGAACCGAGCGGCTGTTGCGGGAGCTGGCCGACGTTCTGCGTCGGCACACCCGCTCCGTCAACCCCATCTGCCGATACGGACCCGCCACGTTTGCGGTGCTGCTCGCGGAAACCTCGAAGGAGAGCGCCCAGTTCGTGGCGGAGAAGCTGCGGCGCCTGATCACCGAATCGACGTTCGCGGTGCGAGGGCTCGAAACCGGCGGAGCCGGTGGAAACGCGGGCTTTTCCGTGACCGTGAGCGGCGGGGTGGCGACGTTTTTCACGGACGGCGAGACCGCGGAAGACGTGTTGACCTCGGCCCGTCGCGCGCTCAGACGCGCCAAGCAGGGCGGGGGTAACCGGGTCGAAGCCGCCGAACGCGCGGCTCGGGGAGCCAACCGGCAGACCGACGCGCGGGCAGCGGGGGAGCCTGAGAGTTAA
- a CDS encoding YajQ family cyclic di-GMP-binding protein, with protein sequence MADQNSFDVVSEVNVQEVKNALDQTMKEITQRFDFKGSKSKVTLEENETALVLISDDEAKLKSVTDILQNKLVKRGVSLKALDYGKVDQALAGTVRQRVAITQGIPSEKAKDISKAIRDAKFKVQAQIQGDQLRVTSKSRDELQSVIAFLKGKDFGIPLQFTNYR encoded by the coding sequence ATGGCTGATCAGAATTCATTCGACGTGGTCTCCGAGGTCAACGTCCAGGAAGTCAAAAACGCGCTGGATCAGACCATGAAGGAGATCACCCAGCGCTTCGATTTCAAAGGCAGCAAGAGCAAGGTGACGCTGGAGGAGAACGAAACCGCGCTGGTGCTGATCTCGGACGACGAGGCCAAGCTGAAAAGTGTGACCGACATTCTCCAGAACAAATTGGTCAAACGCGGGGTGTCCCTCAAAGCGCTCGACTACGGCAAAGTCGATCAGGCGCTGGCTGGCACCGTGCGCCAGCGCGTCGCCATCACGCAAGGCATTCCGTCCGAAAAAGCCAAAGACATCAGCAAAGCCATCCGCGACGCGAAATTCAAAGTCCAAGCCCAAATCCAGGGCGACCAGCTCCGCGTCACCAGCAAGAGCCGCGACGAACTGCAGTCGGTCATCGCGTTCCTAAAGGGGAAAGACTTCGGGATTCCGCTGCAGTTCACGAACTACCGGTGA
- a CDS encoding DNA methyltransferase yields MQAQLTLFEESAEYSVDLKTSRSGTFVDNLSLPVHRWFRYSAGFAAQWVEQVLADWGIKTGGVVLDPFVGSGTVPVVCDTLGIESVGIEAHPIVARICRTKLLWTTPVDRVAKFAEEVLNRGCGLKHKASDYAPLIQRSFDENALAVLTGLKESWSALQDKSPESELVWLALTAILRPTSKAGTAQWQYILPNKTKSKVLAPLVAFQQQIEMMKSDMRWMQRRVIESKAQVIAGDARNLSQSINQEVDAVITSPPYANNYDYADALRFEMTFWGEVSGWGDIHEAVRKHLIVSSSQHSSRERLKPEALLATEEVKPIRDELAKVVRRLSTVRENYGGKKHYHTMIAAYCRDISLVLRQLRQVCKPGARMCWVIGDSAPYGVYCPVEAWIGELALDAGFKRYQFEKLRDRNIKWKNRKHRVPLKEGLLWIEA; encoded by the coding sequence ATGCAAGCACAACTGACATTGTTTGAGGAGTCTGCCGAATACTCGGTGGATCTCAAAACATCGAGATCCGGCACTTTTGTTGACAACCTGTCCCTGCCGGTTCACCGGTGGTTCCGATATTCGGCTGGTTTTGCGGCGCAGTGGGTCGAGCAAGTTCTGGCAGACTGGGGGATTAAGACTGGAGGCGTGGTCCTCGATCCATTCGTAGGCTCCGGCACGGTTCCGGTGGTGTGCGATACGCTCGGAATCGAGAGCGTGGGAATAGAAGCTCATCCTATTGTCGCCCGCATTTGCAGGACAAAGTTGTTGTGGACTACACCCGTTGATCGTGTCGCCAAATTTGCTGAGGAAGTTTTGAACCGGGGGTGTGGCCTGAAGCACAAGGCGTCCGATTACGCGCCCTTAATACAGCGCAGTTTCGATGAAAACGCGCTTGCGGTCCTGACTGGCTTGAAAGAATCGTGGTCAGCACTGCAGGACAAATCACCTGAATCCGAACTCGTCTGGCTTGCGCTGACGGCAATTCTACGGCCGACGTCAAAAGCGGGGACCGCACAATGGCAGTACATCCTCCCCAATAAGACCAAGAGCAAGGTTCTAGCACCTTTGGTCGCATTTCAGCAGCAAATCGAGATGATGAAGTCTGACATGCGATGGATGCAACGCCGTGTGATTGAATCCAAAGCACAAGTTATCGCCGGAGATGCCCGGAATCTGTCCCAATCAATCAATCAAGAAGTGGATGCCGTCATCACGTCTCCGCCTTACGCGAACAACTACGATTACGCCGACGCCTTGCGGTTTGAAATGACCTTCTGGGGAGAGGTCAGCGGCTGGGGCGACATCCATGAAGCCGTACGCAAGCACCTTATCGTCTCATCGTCTCAGCACTCGTCACGTGAGCGGTTGAAACCCGAAGCCCTATTGGCAACCGAGGAGGTCAAGCCAATCAGAGACGAACTCGCAAAAGTGGTTCGGCGGCTTTCCACAGTTCGAGAAAACTACGGGGGGAAAAAGCACTACCACACGATGATCGCGGCCTATTGTCGCGACATCAGCCTCGTACTGCGCCAGTTGCGGCAAGTCTGCAAGCCAGGAGCCCGCATGTGTTGGGTCATTGGCGACTCAGCTCCGTATGGTGTCTACTGCCCCGTCGAAGCATGGATTGGCGAACTGGCCCTAGATGCAGGGTTTAAGCGTTATCAATTCGAGAAGCTCCGAGATCGAAATATCAAGTGGAAGAACCGAAAACACCGTGTTCCACTGAAAGAAGGATTGCTTTGGATCGAGGCGTGA
- a CDS encoding DNA methylase, with the protein MAESLAHTFGQIVGNVLEEAIEPHLRKFALEHGLYLDKKGPRKARDGKKVTWTDLYGNAHDLDFVLERGGTDGSRGAPVAFIETAWRRYTKHSRNKAQEIQGAIQVLALTHKYSCPFTGAILAGVFTEGALTQLKSLGFQVLFFPYRSIVEAFQTVGVDANFDEDTREREFRKKISRWKNLSKKAKRGVAEHLVTKHERDIANFLGVLEKTVTRRIDKVIVIPLHGRETECSSITEAIEFLASYESASVQGPVFKYEVHIRYNNGDKVMAEFTEKTAAMDFLKKY; encoded by the coding sequence GTGGCTGAATCGCTTGCACACACGTTCGGCCAGATCGTCGGAAACGTCCTCGAAGAGGCGATTGAACCTCACCTGCGGAAATTCGCTCTTGAACACGGTTTGTATTTGGACAAGAAAGGCCCGCGCAAGGCCAGAGACGGGAAGAAGGTTACGTGGACCGATCTCTATGGCAATGCCCACGACCTGGACTTTGTCCTCGAACGTGGGGGGACGGATGGGAGCAGGGGTGCACCGGTGGCGTTCATCGAGACGGCGTGGCGCCGATATACGAAGCACTCGCGGAACAAAGCACAGGAGATTCAGGGTGCAATACAAGTCCTGGCCTTGACGCACAAATATAGTTGTCCGTTTACTGGCGCCATTCTTGCTGGCGTTTTCACCGAGGGGGCGCTGACGCAACTGAAGTCGCTTGGTTTCCAAGTCCTGTTCTTTCCATACCGCTCCATCGTCGAGGCTTTCCAAACGGTGGGTGTTGACGCAAATTTTGATGAGGATACTCGGGAGAGGGAGTTCCGTAAGAAGATCAGCCGCTGGAAAAACCTGAGTAAGAAGGCAAAACGAGGCGTCGCAGAGCATCTCGTCACGAAGCACGAGAGGGACATCGCTAATTTCTTGGGTGTACTTGAGAAGACCGTGACGCGGCGAATCGACAAAGTCATTGTCATCCCTTTGCACGGTCGCGAAACAGAATGTTCATCCATCACAGAGGCCATCGAATTCCTGGCATCCTACGAATCCGCATCCGTGCAGGGCCCTGTCTTCAAATACGAAGTTCACATTCGCTACAACAACGGCGACAAGGTCATGGCCGAATTTACAGAAAAAACCGCGGCGATGGATTTCCTCAAGAAATATTGA
- a CDS encoding HAD-IIA family hydrolase has translation MKSFLIDMDGVLVRGPQLVPGADVFIERLTQQGRKFLVLTNNSERTPKDLEHRLKQIGLSVGAEHIYTSALATARFLNSQRPKGTAFVIGESGLMGALHDVGYVVTEYHPDYVVVGDTQHYDHQRITQAIRLINDGARFIATNPDVTGPTESGIIPATGSLVALMEKATGRHAYFVGKPNPLMMRTALHQLQEHSENAVMVGDRMDTDVVAGIESGMETILVLTGVTRREDVDRFPYRPARIVESVSAIEL, from the coding sequence GTGAAAAGTTTCCTCATCGACATGGATGGTGTCCTGGTCCGGGGGCCGCAGTTGGTGCCGGGGGCGGATGTGTTTATTGAAAGGCTGACCCAGCAGGGGCGGAAGTTCCTGGTGCTGACCAACAACTCGGAGCGCACGCCCAAAGACCTCGAGCATCGGCTGAAGCAGATCGGCCTCAGCGTCGGGGCGGAGCATATCTATACGTCGGCACTGGCGACCGCGCGGTTTCTCAACAGCCAGCGGCCCAAGGGCACGGCGTTCGTGATCGGGGAGTCCGGGCTCATGGGCGCGCTGCACGACGTGGGGTACGTGGTGACCGAGTATCACCCGGACTATGTCGTGGTCGGGGACACCCAGCACTACGACCACCAGCGCATCACCCAAGCCATCCGGTTGATCAACGACGGCGCGCGGTTCATCGCCACGAATCCGGACGTCACGGGGCCCACCGAATCCGGCATCATTCCCGCCACCGGATCGTTGGTCGCGCTCATGGAGAAGGCCACCGGACGCCACGCGTACTTCGTGGGCAAGCCCAATCCCTTGATGATGCGGACCGCGCTGCACCAGCTCCAGGAGCACTCCGAAAACGCGGTGATGGTCGGCGACCGGATGGACACGGACGTGGTCGCCGGGATCGAGAGCGGCATGGAGACCATCCTCGTGTTGACCGGCGTCACGCGGCGCGAAGACGTGGACCGTTTTCCCTATCGCCCGGCTCGGATCGTCGAGTCGGTCAGCGCGATCGAGTTGTAA
- a CDS encoding PEGA domain-containing protein, which translates to MKSFPVAVGPSSGEASAIAGVQYLFVACNVTRVVTVDGRNVGRTDEVIELPAGEHTVSLLAPPQNFRPKERRITLAGTSPEKPMVVRFETR; encoded by the coding sequence ATGAAATCGTTTCCTGTTGCCGTAGGTCCGTCGTCTGGAGAGGCGTCGGCGATTGCGGGCGTGCAATATCTGTTCGTGGCGTGCAATGTGACGCGCGTGGTCACTGTGGATGGCCGGAACGTGGGCCGAACCGACGAAGTGATCGAACTGCCTGCCGGCGAACACACGGTCAGCTTGCTCGCTCCGCCTCAAAACTTTCGTCCCAAAGAACGACGGATCACCCTCGCCGGGACGTCGCCGGAAAAGCCCATGGTGGTTCGTTTCGAGACCCGATAG
- the dksA gene encoding RNA polymerase-binding protein DksA, protein MPKDTKTKTEPKKSPKAAASEKERDLAEIRDALEQQRRALLSDAGEMIGQGITYGAENLPDLGDQASAVTDQNFMLRLKEREQKLLKKIDEALERMANGTFGVCESCGGEIGIKRLKARPVTTLCIECKTKQEEDEKVRQ, encoded by the coding sequence ATGCCCAAGGACACCAAAACCAAGACTGAACCCAAGAAATCCCCCAAGGCGGCCGCCTCCGAGAAGGAGCGCGACCTGGCGGAGATTCGTGACGCGCTCGAGCAGCAACGCAGGGCGTTGCTGTCCGACGCAGGGGAGATGATCGGGCAAGGCATTACCTACGGGGCCGAGAACCTCCCGGATCTCGGCGACCAGGCGAGCGCGGTGACGGATCAGAACTTCATGCTGCGGCTCAAAGAGCGCGAGCAGAAGCTGCTGAAAAAGATCGACGAGGCGCTGGAGCGGATGGCGAACGGCACGTTCGGTGTGTGCGAGTCGTGCGGCGGCGAGATCGGGATCAAGCGCCTCAAGGCTCGTCCGGTCACCACGCTGTGCATCGAGTGTAAGACCAAGCAGGAAGAGGACGAAAAGGTTCGTCAGTAG
- a CDS encoding SAM-dependent methyltransferase, whose translation MSDPSDASEHDPEVLALIRDEIARRGAITFARFMELALYAPGAGYYMRDAERIGPRGDYYTSSNLHPLFGELIAKQLVQMAERLGPLPVTFIEQGAGRGALAFDIVHALVHATHLPAWRYLIVERSPAMIARQRLLLEPVLASGRVEWADGLPTEPLDGCVLSNELVDAFPVHRVVQKDGRLQEIFVDAAGEGVAERVDTPSTPALAAYLDRVGVTLDEGQQAEINLAAIDWMRAVGRSLRRGFVLTIDYGYPADELYDSSRRRGTLLAYHQHRAGEAFFERIGRQDLTAHVDFTTLAWAGRGADLEVEGFADQTSFLLGLGAHDAAERLLAAATDAAERERTLASIRGLLDPHDMGRLFKVLIQRKGVPPSRLLGLSLGSGRAGRLGPATAR comes from the coding sequence ATGTCCGACCCGTCAGACGCGTCTGAGCACGATCCCGAAGTCCTGGCCTTGATCCGCGACGAGATCGCGCGCCGCGGCGCCATCACGTTCGCCCGCTTCATGGAATTGGCCCTGTACGCGCCAGGCGCGGGCTACTACATGCGCGATGCGGAGCGGATCGGGCCGCGCGGGGATTATTACACGAGCAGCAATCTGCACCCTCTGTTCGGCGAGCTCATCGCCAAACAACTGGTCCAGATGGCAGAACGCCTCGGGCCCTTGCCCGTCACGTTCATCGAACAGGGCGCAGGCCGGGGCGCGCTGGCGTTCGATATCGTCCACGCGCTGGTTCACGCGACGCACCTGCCGGCGTGGAGGTACCTGATCGTCGAGAGGAGTCCCGCGATGATCGCGCGGCAGCGGCTTCTGCTCGAACCGGTTCTGGCTTCGGGGCGCGTGGAGTGGGCGGACGGGCTGCCGACGGAGCCGCTCGACGGGTGCGTGTTGTCCAACGAGTTGGTGGACGCGTTTCCCGTGCACCGCGTGGTTCAGAAGGACGGCCGGCTCCAAGAGATCTTCGTCGATGCGGCGGGCGAGGGCGTGGCGGAGCGAGTCGATACTCCTTCGACACCCGCCTTGGCCGCTTACCTGGATCGCGTGGGCGTCACGCTGGACGAAGGGCAGCAGGCGGAGATCAATCTCGCGGCGATCGATTGGATGCGCGCGGTCGGGCGATCGCTGCGCCGGGGGTTTGTGCTCACGATCGACTACGGATATCCCGCGGATGAATTGTACGATTCGAGCCGTCGGCGGGGCACGTTGTTGGCGTATCATCAACACCGGGCCGGCGAGGCCTTCTTTGAACGCATCGGGCGGCAGGATCTGACCGCGCACGTGGACTTCACCACGCTGGCATGGGCGGGCCGGGGCGCCGATCTGGAGGTGGAGGGGTTTGCGGATCAGACGAGCTTCTTGCTCGGCTTGGGCGCGCACGACGCGGCCGAGCGGCTGCTCGCCGCTGCGACCGACGCAGCCGAGCGTGAGCGCACGCTGGCGAGCATTCGCGGCCTGCTCGACCCGCACGACATGGGTCGCCTCTTCAAGGTCCTGATCCAACGCAAGGGCGTGCCCCCGAGCCGCCTCCTGGGCCTCTCCCTGGGCTCGGGCCGAGCCGGCCGGCTCGGCCCCGCAACCGCCCGATAA
- the ndhC gene encoding NADH-quinone oxidoreductase subunit A, whose protein sequence is MPGEYVPQQYLPILIFAGIAAVFGFAQLFVASFVRPHDPYRDKLQPYESGVQPFSDARIPFPMRYYVITMLFVIFDIEAVFLFPWAVVFNQIGLYALVEMVLFIAILLVGYVYAWKKGALEWE, encoded by the coding sequence GTGCCTGGAGAGTACGTTCCTCAGCAGTACCTGCCGATTCTGATTTTCGCCGGCATCGCGGCGGTGTTCGGGTTCGCCCAACTCTTTGTCGCGTCGTTCGTCCGGCCGCACGACCCCTATCGTGACAAGCTCCAGCCCTACGAAAGCGGCGTCCAACCGTTCTCGGATGCGCGCATCCCGTTTCCGATGCGCTACTACGTGATCACCATGCTCTTTGTCATTTTTGACATCGAAGCCGTGTTCCTGTTTCCGTGGGCCGTGGTGTTCAACCAGATCGGCCTCTACGCGCTGGTGGAAATGGTGCTGTTCATCGCCATCCTGCTCGTGGGCTACGTGTACGCGTGGAAAAAGGGGGCGTTGGAATGGGAGTAG